One Setaria italica strain Yugu1 chromosome II, Setaria_italica_v2.0, whole genome shotgun sequence DNA segment encodes these proteins:
- the LOC106804148 gene encoding uncharacterized protein LOC106804148 — translation MEQFFAAKTQLLTNLANTMAAMQAQMNNNNNNNNNNNQQQPLPRDKHREFMSHKPLTFSHSPDPLDADYWLKTVEKMLNITQCSNREKVLYASGHLEGPAADWWDAYTTTHANANGITWEEFRTNFRSHHIPSGLMKLKKKEFLDLKQGNMSLTEYRDKFVQLSHYAPEDIADDEQN, via the coding sequence ATGGAGCAATTCTTTGCAGCCAAGACTCAGCTCCTCACCAACTTGGCTAACACCATGGCAGCCATGCAAGCTCAGATGAAcaataacaataacaacaataacaacaacaaccagcagcagccacTACCAAGGGACAAGCACAGGGAGTTTATGAGCCACAAGCCCCTGACGTTCTCACACTCTCCAGACCCGCTTGATGCTGATTATTGGTTAAAGActgtggagaagatgctgaacattacccaatgctctaacAGAGAGAAGGTTCTATATGCTTCAGGACACTTGGAGGGACCAGCTGCAGATTGGTGGGATGCCTACACCACCACCCATGCCAACGCCAATGGCATCACCTGGGAGGAATTCAGGACTAACTTCAGGAGTCACCACATTCCTTCTGGACtaatgaagctcaagaagaaGGAGTTCCTTGATCTCAAGCAGGGGAATATGTCACTGACTGAGTACAGGGATAAATTTGTCCAGTTGTCCCACTATGCTCCTGAAGATATCGCAGATGATGAGCAGAACTAG